The following proteins come from a genomic window of Kitasatospora sp. NBC_01246:
- a CDS encoding bifunctional riboflavin kinase/FAD synthetase: protein MQRWRGLEEIPGDWGRSVVTIGSFDGVHRGHQLIINRAVERARELGVRSVVVTFDPHPSEVVRPGSHPPLLAPQPRRAELIEALGVDAVLVLPFTSEFSQESPETFVRQVLVDALGARLVIEGPNFRFGHRAAGDVALLAELGRAADFDVEVVDLQVRGAAGDGEPFSSTLIRRLVAAGDMAGAGEVLGRPHRVEGVVVRGAQRGRELGFPTANVDTVPHSAIPADGVYAGWLTADGELMPAAISVGTNPTFDGTARTVEAYAIDRVGLDLYGLHVAVDFLAYLRGMEKFDSIDALLDRMADDVKQARELTDGG from the coding sequence GTGCAGCGCTGGCGTGGCCTGGAGGAGATCCCCGGGGACTGGGGACGCAGCGTCGTCACCATCGGGTCGTTCGACGGTGTGCACCGCGGGCACCAGCTGATCATCAACCGGGCGGTCGAGCGCGCCCGTGAGCTCGGCGTCCGCTCGGTCGTGGTCACCTTCGACCCGCACCCGAGCGAGGTGGTCCGCCCGGGCAGCCACCCGCCGCTGCTCGCCCCGCAGCCGCGCCGCGCGGAGCTGATCGAGGCGCTCGGGGTGGACGCCGTCCTGGTGCTGCCGTTCACCTCCGAGTTCTCCCAGGAGTCCCCGGAGACCTTCGTCCGGCAGGTGCTGGTGGACGCGCTGGGCGCGCGGCTGGTCATCGAGGGGCCGAACTTCCGCTTCGGGCACCGCGCGGCGGGCGACGTCGCGCTGCTGGCCGAGCTGGGCCGGGCCGCCGACTTCGACGTCGAGGTGGTCGACCTCCAGGTGCGCGGGGCGGCCGGGGACGGCGAGCCGTTCTCCTCCACCCTCATCCGGCGGCTGGTCGCGGCCGGTGACATGGCCGGCGCGGGCGAGGTGCTGGGCCGCCCGCACCGGGTCGAGGGCGTGGTGGTGCGCGGCGCCCAGCGCGGCCGCGAGCTGGGCTTCCCGACGGCCAACGTGGACACGGTGCCGCACAGCGCGATCCCGGCCGACGGCGTCTACGCGGGCTGGCTGACGGCGGACGGCGAGCTGATGCCGGCCGCGATCTCGGTCGGCACCAACCCGACCTTCGACGGTACGGCCCGCACCGTGGAGGCGTACGCCATCGACCGGGTCGGCCTGGACCTGTACGGGCTGCACGTCGCGGTCGACTTCCTCGCCTACCTGCGCGGGATGGAGAAGTTCGACTCGATCGACGCGCTGCTGGACCGGATGGCCGACGACGTGAAGCAGGCCCGCGAGCTCACCGACGGGGGCTGA
- a CDS encoding serine protease, translating to MPGALDGDGVADDPGRYLLRIRDLDGRLRGLGFVADPQGTVLTAHESVADLDRIVLHTPGGQTRVLGPDSVLPLPGHGLALLRTDGVGGLPVPPLPIAAPGAVAAGREVLLPAFTGEGERTVALRCGVLGVTGAVYARPDRFHLLGGVLLLDLPVVTGAGPVPAGAPVLDARSGAVIGVAAPALRAPEQGGALTAAPANGSGSGEGAPALAEALARNAAGVPAYGSALNLAGVLRLAAAQVAAAGAGPGRVAALAADRVDRPDGLAGDDPRATVTALVGAPGSGRTTELAALAVRRGGEDRALPTLWLRGADLRAEDASLAAAVRRALASAAAGLGTRPPPGPDAVAALCAAARRPLLIVLDGPEEAPVPLDRAWLRAAWEWLTAVGARLLTACGDEAWELLAGLDDDRAAAGPGTAPAGCPRHGGDGPPWDREPWDREPWDGDELPAGGTTAGPAGADCRCAGAAGSFAVRRLGPLPAEAADRVRRRYGLPPDWTSAADARHPLAVRLAGELWAQGLRGEPVGRGELFAAHLDLCCLRVAQRIAADGRPRRPGAHRRGAGRPAGPSPGRVRRLAAAVAGRVHEAARRMLGAEQGGLGRAAFEELFPPGNWAAAVLAEGLFVPAGPGFRLAHGEFSDWLQGLHLDLDAALRLLLGEAEDTPPPGEARTVPRHRVAPVASALGRLAETWGATALDPWLHRLWRALDLRPPGSEPGWWAGRLLAAGLAASPDLDEHRALLAQLAGRIAEVAPAAGGFERLPAAGLGRFGPRFWTALGLPVESELALLRRLVTADGPARPFLAATAERLRADPARVMPLLCAWFDDPRGLPGRPGTTVADLAHDLLYHHRALALDDLTEALADAAHPRADALLTVLAGEEPSALCRAVDRWSHDRRPERHVAAAVHALRAAPYARGAGPELLRFAALALLAREEEPCLHGAALALLVRDPRARARHLPAALAAYRHGEDRFLTARALAPALESDPEPVLAAFAQRLAAPGAAVAETLRVLADARTPQATRRGAELAARLLRERPALAGAVAVDYLGRRLTRGAAGGPAARLELRVLLGSALAAGPVAVRRPFAQVLAVPVADAEADALRCELLDTLLATEGDQEVLAAVVERLAEHCAAERPARARTVLARAAAGLTDADELLARCAGRSAAFALLLARWPEGEAPARPADPRSARLREPAAAGRDPREAAAEAGREADRATPREPVPTPVSGTGQPAVRPTRLPVPKQGRAHGTL from the coding sequence ATGCCGGGAGCACTGGACGGCGACGGGGTGGCGGACGATCCGGGGCGCTACCTGCTGCGGATCCGCGACCTCGACGGACGACTGCGCGGGCTGGGGTTCGTCGCGGACCCGCAGGGGACCGTCCTCACCGCGCACGAGAGCGTCGCGGACCTCGACCGGATCGTCCTGCACACCCCGGGCGGCCAGACCAGGGTGCTGGGCCCGGACAGCGTCCTGCCGCTGCCCGGGCACGGCCTGGCCCTGCTGCGGACCGACGGCGTCGGCGGGCTGCCGGTGCCCCCGCTGCCGATCGCGGCGCCGGGCGCGGTGGCCGCCGGGCGGGAGGTGCTGCTGCCCGCGTTCACCGGCGAGGGGGAGCGGACGGTCGCCCTGCGCTGCGGCGTGCTGGGCGTCACCGGCGCGGTCTACGCCCGGCCCGACCGCTTCCACCTGCTGGGCGGGGTGCTGCTGCTGGACCTGCCGGTCGTCACGGGTGCCGGGCCGGTGCCCGCCGGGGCGCCGGTGCTGGACGCCCGCAGCGGCGCCGTGATCGGCGTCGCCGCTCCGGCGCTGCGGGCACCGGAGCAGGGCGGCGCGCTGACCGCCGCCCCGGCGAACGGCAGCGGGTCGGGCGAGGGCGCGCCGGCGCTGGCCGAGGCGCTGGCGCGCAACGCCGCCGGTGTCCCCGCGTACGGATCGGCGCTGAACCTGGCGGGGGTGCTGCGGCTGGCCGCCGCCCAGGTGGCGGCCGCCGGGGCCGGTCCCGGCCGGGTGGCCGCCCTGGCCGCCGACCGGGTCGACCGCCCGGACGGCCTGGCCGGGGACGATCCGCGGGCGACGGTCACCGCGCTGGTCGGCGCCCCCGGCTCCGGCCGGACCACCGAGCTCGCGGCCCTCGCCGTCCGGCGCGGAGGCGAGGACCGGGCGCTTCCCACGCTCTGGCTGCGCGGCGCCGACCTGCGCGCCGAGGACGCCTCGCTCGCCGCGGCGGTGCGGCGGGCGCTGGCCTCGGCGGCGGCCGGCCTCGGCACCCGGCCGCCGCCCGGGCCGGACGCCGTGGCCGCCCTCTGCGCGGCCGCGCGGCGGCCGCTGCTGATCGTGCTGGACGGCCCCGAGGAGGCGCCCGTCCCGCTCGACCGGGCCTGGCTGCGGGCGGCCTGGGAGTGGCTGACGGCGGTCGGGGCCCGGCTGCTCACCGCCTGCGGGGACGAGGCCTGGGAACTGCTGGCGGGCCTCGACGACGACCGCGCGGCGGCCGGGCCCGGTACGGCGCCGGCGGGGTGTCCGCGGCACGGCGGGGACGGCCCGCCGTGGGACCGGGAGCCGTGGGACCGGGAGCCGTGGGACGGTGACGAGTTACCGGCGGGCGGCACCACGGCCGGGCCGGCCGGGGCCGACTGCCGCTGCGCGGGGGCGGCCGGGAGCTTCGCCGTCCGCCGGCTCGGCCCGCTCCCGGCCGAGGCCGCCGACCGGGTGCGCCGCCGCTACGGGCTGCCGCCGGACTGGACGTCGGCCGCGGACGCCCGCCACCCGCTCGCCGTCCGGCTGGCCGGGGAGCTGTGGGCGCAGGGGCTGCGCGGGGAGCCGGTGGGCCGCGGCGAGCTGTTCGCGGCCCACCTGGACCTCTGCTGCCTGCGGGTGGCCCAGCGGATCGCCGCCGACGGGCGGCCCCGGCGCCCGGGCGCCCACCGGCGGGGTGCCGGGCGGCCGGCGGGTCCGTCGCCCGGCCGGGTGCGCAGGCTGGCCGCCGCGGTGGCCGGGCGGGTGCACGAGGCGGCCCGGCGGATGCTCGGCGCGGAGCAGGGCGGGCTCGGCCGGGCCGCCTTCGAGGAGCTCTTCCCACCCGGCAACTGGGCGGCCGCGGTGCTGGCGGAGGGCCTGTTCGTGCCCGCGGGCCCGGGCTTCCGGCTCGCCCACGGCGAGTTCTCCGACTGGCTTCAGGGCCTGCACCTGGACCTGGACGCGGCGCTGCGGCTGCTCCTCGGCGAGGCCGAGGACACCCCGCCGCCGGGGGAGGCCCGTACGGTGCCCCGGCACCGCGTCGCCCCGGTGGCGTCCGCGCTCGGGCGGCTGGCCGAGACCTGGGGCGCCACCGCCCTGGACCCGTGGCTGCACCGGCTCTGGCGGGCGCTGGACCTGCGCCCGCCGGGCAGCGAACCCGGCTGGTGGGCCGGCCGGTTGCTCGCCGCCGGGCTGGCCGCCAGCCCCGATCTGGACGAACACCGGGCGCTGCTCGCCCAGTTGGCCGGCCGGATCGCCGAGGTGGCACCGGCGGCCGGCGGGTTCGAGCGGCTCCCGGCGGCCGGTCTGGGCCGCTTCGGTCCGCGCTTCTGGACTGCTCTGGGCCTGCCGGTCGAGAGCGAACTGGCACTCCTGCGGCGACTGGTCACCGCCGACGGACCGGCGCGGCCGTTCCTCGCCGCCACGGCCGAGCGGCTGCGCGCCGACCCGGCCCGGGTGATGCCGCTGCTCTGCGCCTGGTTCGACGACCCGCGCGGGCTGCCCGGCCGCCCCGGCACCACCGTCGCCGACCTCGCCCACGACCTGCTGTACCACCACCGCGCGCTGGCCCTGGACGACCTGACGGAGGCGCTGGCCGACGCGGCGCACCCCCGGGCGGACGCGCTGCTCACCGTGCTCGCCGGTGAGGAGCCGTCGGCACTCTGCCGCGCCGTGGACCGCTGGAGCCACGACCGGCGGCCCGAGCGGCACGTCGCCGCCGCCGTGCACGCGTTGCGCGCCGCGCCGTACGCGCGCGGGGCCGGACCGGAGTTGCTGCGGTTCGCCGCACTGGCCCTGCTCGCCCGCGAGGAGGAGCCGTGCCTGCACGGCGCCGCGCTGGCGCTGCTGGTGCGCGACCCGCGGGCCCGGGCCCGGCACCTCCCGGCCGCGCTGGCGGCGTACCGGCACGGCGAGGACCGCTTCCTGACCGCCCGGGCGCTGGCCCCGGCGCTGGAGAGCGACCCCGAGCCCGTCCTGGCCGCGTTCGCGCAGCGGCTGGCGGCCCCCGGCGCGGCCGTCGCCGAGACGCTGCGGGTGCTGGCCGACGCCCGGACGCCGCAGGCCACCCGGCGCGGCGCCGAACTGGCGGCCCGGCTGCTGCGGGAGCGCCCGGCGCTGGCGGGCGCGGTCGCCGTCGACTACCTGGGCCGCCGGCTGACGCGCGGCGCCGCCGGGGGACCGGCCGCCCGGCTGGAGCTGCGGGTGCTGCTCGGCAGCGCCCTGGCGGCCGGTCCGGTGGCGGTGCGGCGGCCGTTCGCCCAGGTGCTGGCGGTCCCGGTGGCCGATGCCGAGGCCGACGCCCTGCGCTGCGAACTCCTGGACACCCTGCTGGCCACCGAGGGCGACCAGGAGGTGCTCGCCGCCGTCGTGGAGCGGCTGGCCGAGCACTGCGCGGCCGAGCGCCCGGCGCGGGCCCGGACGGTGCTGGCCCGCGCCGCGGCCGGGCTCACGGACGCGGACGAGCTGCTGGCCCGCTGCGCGGGCCGTTCGGCGGCGTTCGCGCTGCTGCTGGCCCGGTGGCCCGAGGGCGAGGCCCCGGCCCGGCCCGCCGACCCCCGGTCGGCCCGGCTGCGGGAGCCGGCGGCGGCCGGGCGCGACCCGCGGGAGGCCGCCGCCGAGGCCGGGCGGGAGGCGGACCGGGCGACCCCGCGGGAGCCGGTTCCCACCCCGGTGTCCGGGACCGGACAGCCGGCGGTGCGCCCAACCCGCCTTCCGGTGCCGAAGCAGGGGCGGGCGCATGGCACGCTATAG
- the truB gene encoding tRNA pseudouridine(55) synthase TruB produces MKRKGTGPDGLVIVDKPEGITSHGVVAKLRWLAGTRKVGHAGTLDPMATGVLVIGIERATRLLGHLMLTAKTYEATVRLGQTTVTDDREGEVTASVPADGVRREDIDAGIAALTGEIMQVPSKVSAIKIDGKRSYARVREGEDFELAARPTTIHSFTVHEQRAAVAEDGTPVIDLDVTVECASGTYIRALARDLGAGLGVGGHLTALRRTRVGPYGVESARTLEQLEEAVTGDAGAPLEVLPIGDAAAAAFPRWDLDAEQAKVLSHGARLKAPGMGVAGPIAVYGPDGRFLALVEEHGGQAKPVAVFVG; encoded by the coding sequence ATGAAGCGCAAGGGAACCGGCCCGGACGGCCTGGTCATCGTCGACAAGCCGGAGGGCATCACCTCGCACGGGGTGGTCGCCAAACTGCGGTGGCTGGCCGGGACGCGGAAGGTCGGCCACGCCGGCACGCTGGACCCGATGGCCACCGGCGTGCTGGTCATCGGCATCGAGCGGGCCACCCGGCTGCTCGGCCACCTGATGCTGACCGCCAAGACCTACGAGGCGACCGTCCGGCTCGGCCAGACCACCGTCACCGACGACCGGGAGGGCGAGGTCACGGCGTCCGTGCCGGCCGACGGCGTGCGCCGGGAGGACATCGACGCCGGGATCGCCGCCCTCACCGGCGAGATCATGCAGGTGCCGTCCAAGGTCAGCGCGATCAAGATCGACGGCAAGCGCTCCTACGCGCGGGTGCGCGAGGGCGAGGACTTCGAGCTCGCGGCCCGGCCGACCACCATCCACTCCTTCACCGTCCACGAGCAGCGGGCCGCCGTCGCCGAGGACGGCACCCCGGTGATCGACCTCGACGTGACGGTGGAGTGCGCCTCCGGCACCTACATCCGGGCGCTGGCCCGCGACCTCGGCGCCGGCCTCGGCGTCGGCGGCCACCTCACCGCGCTGCGGCGCACCCGGGTGGGCCCCTACGGCGTGGAGTCGGCCCGGACCCTGGAGCAGCTGGAGGAGGCGGTGACCGGTGACGCCGGCGCTCCGCTGGAGGTGCTGCCGATCGGCGACGCCGCCGCGGCCGCCTTCCCGCGCTGGGACCTCGACGCCGAGCAGGCCAAGGTGCTGTCGCACGGCGCCCGGCTGAAGGCACCCGGGATGGGCGTGGCCGGTCCGATCGCGGTCTACGGGCCGGACGGGCGGTTCCTCGCGCTGGTGGAGGAGCACGGCGGTCAGGCGAAGCCGGTGGCCGTCTTCGTCGGCTGA
- a CDS encoding DHH family phosphoesterase, producing MAGEPASTGSTAGAVAGASSTTTVEGALAVLPGPRAEAPGFELVWQQVVAEIGRARSIDLICHICPDGDALGSALAAALALRGLGHEVRVSFGDDPQIVPESLAFLPGQELIVPASEVPAVPELVLCFDVAAESRLGLLHEKAFAAPVLVVIDHHASNPGFGTHQLIDPSAPATAVLVDELLRRLGVELDQSLATCLYTGVATDTGSFKYRATTPATHELAGRLLATGIRHDLISRQLWDTSSFGYLKVLAAALDRAVYEPDAAGGLGLVWTWVPYQDLALFSVTVEEIEGLIDILRRPAEAEVALVLKQDPDGTLRGSSRSKGAVDVAAACAGLGGGGHTFAAGFSTREPVADAVERFRGALRPVS from the coding sequence ATGGCAGGTGAGCCGGCGTCGACCGGTTCGACGGCCGGAGCAGTCGCGGGGGCGTCCTCCACCACCACGGTGGAGGGTGCCCTCGCGGTGCTTCCGGGGCCGCGCGCCGAGGCGCCCGGCTTCGAGCTGGTCTGGCAGCAGGTGGTCGCGGAGATCGGGCGCGCCCGGTCCATCGACCTCATCTGCCACATCTGCCCGGACGGCGACGCGCTCGGCTCGGCCCTGGCGGCCGCGCTGGCCCTGCGCGGGCTGGGCCACGAGGTCCGGGTCTCCTTCGGGGACGACCCGCAGATCGTGCCCGAGTCGCTGGCCTTCCTGCCCGGCCAGGAGCTGATCGTGCCGGCCTCCGAGGTGCCCGCCGTCCCGGAGCTGGTGCTCTGCTTCGACGTGGCCGCCGAGAGCCGGCTGGGCCTGCTGCACGAGAAGGCCTTCGCCGCGCCGGTGCTGGTGGTCATCGACCACCACGCCTCCAACCCCGGCTTCGGCACCCACCAGCTGATCGACCCGAGCGCGCCGGCCACCGCCGTCCTGGTGGACGAGCTGCTGCGCCGGCTCGGCGTCGAGCTGGACCAGTCCCTGGCCACCTGCCTCTACACCGGTGTCGCCACCGACACCGGCTCGTTCAAGTACCGGGCCACCACGCCAGCCACCCACGAACTCGCCGGGCGGCTGCTGGCCACCGGCATCCGGCACGACCTGATCTCCCGGCAGCTGTGGGACACCTCGTCCTTCGGCTACCTCAAGGTGCTCGCGGCCGCGCTCGACCGGGCCGTCTACGAGCCGGACGCGGCCGGCGGCCTGGGCCTGGTGTGGACCTGGGTGCCCTACCAGGACCTGGCGCTGTTCAGCGTCACCGTCGAGGAGATCGAGGGCCTGATCGACATCCTGCGCCGCCCGGCCGAGGCCGAGGTCGCGCTGGTGCTCAAGCAGGACCCGGACGGCACGCTGCGGGGCTCCTCGCGCTCCAAGGGCGCGGTGGACGTCGCGGCGGCCTGCGCCGGGCTCGGCGGCGGCGGGCACACCTTCGCGGCCGGATTCTCCACCCGCGAGCCCGTGGCCGACGCGGTGGAGCGGTTCCGGGGCGCGCTGCGGCCCGTCAGCTGA
- the rbfA gene encoding 30S ribosome-binding factor RbfA, translating to MTDTARARKLADRIQVVVAETLQRRIKDPRLGYVTITDTRVTGDLREATVFYTVFGDEAEREASAAALESAKGVIRSEVGKIGVRFTPTLTFVADALPENARNIDDLLDRARAIDAAVRTTAAGAKYAGDADPYKVPASERDDEDE from the coding sequence GTGACCGACACCGCTAGGGCGCGCAAGCTCGCAGACCGCATCCAGGTGGTCGTGGCCGAGACCCTGCAACGCCGGATCAAGGACCCGCGACTGGGCTATGTGACCATCACCGACACCCGGGTCACCGGCGATCTGCGCGAGGCCACCGTCTTCTACACCGTCTTCGGTGACGAAGCCGAGCGCGAGGCCTCGGCCGCCGCGCTGGAGAGCGCCAAGGGAGTGATCCGCTCCGAGGTCGGCAAGATCGGGGTGCGTTTCACCCCGACGCTGACCTTCGTCGCGGACGCGCTGCCGGAGAACGCGAGGAACATCGACGACCTGCTCGACCGGGCCAGGGCCATCGACGCCGCGGTGCGCACCACCGCGGCGGGCGCGAAGTACGCCGGTGACGCGGACCCCTACAAGGTCCCGGCGTCCGAGCGTGACGACGAGGACGAGTAG
- a CDS encoding DUF503 domain-containing protein — protein MFVGTLTFDLLLGDVHSLKEKRSIVRPIVAELQRKYSVCAAETGNQDLHRRAEIGLAVVSGEAGYVTEILDSCERLVAGRPEVELLSARRRYHNDDDE, from the coding sequence ATGTTCGTGGGAACACTCACCTTCGACCTGCTGCTGGGCGACGTACATTCGCTCAAGGAGAAGCGTTCGATCGTGCGGCCCATCGTGGCCGAACTGCAGCGCAAGTACAGCGTGTGCGCTGCCGAGACCGGGAACCAGGATCTGCACCGCAGGGCCGAGATCGGCCTGGCGGTGGTGTCCGGCGAAGCCGGGTACGTCACCGAGATCCTGGACAGCTGTGAGCGGTTGGTCGCCGGCCGCCCCGAGGTAGAGCTGCTCTCCGCCAGGAGGCGCTACCACAACGACGACGACGAATGA
- the infB gene encoding translation initiation factor IF-2, with translation MAKVRVYELAKELGLESKAVMAKLTELGEFVRSASSTIEAPVVRKLTDALGVAPTGGAAKPGPRKPAAPQPAGGSAAGAAAPRPGAPTPGPRPAATPGPRPTPAAAAPAAPAAPAQAAPAAPRPAGAPTPGPRPAARPAAAPAAPAAPAAEFSSPAPAEETQAQRPAAQAQRPAGPAAGSGARPGPRPAGPRPGNNPFTSGSATGMARPGDRRPAAPGARPAAGAPGAGDRPRPGGDRPRPAGAPGAGDRPRPGGDRPRPAGAPGAGDRPRPGGDRPRPAGAPGAGGAPRPGGAPRPDGMPRPAGPRPGGPSPSGMPRPNPGMMPQRPAPGPRPGPGGRGPGGPGGRPGGPGGAGGARPGFAGRPAGPGSRPTGGFGGPRPGGGAPGGGGGFGPRPGGFGGRPGGPGARGGTQGAFGRGPGGRPARGRKSKRAKRQEYEAMQAPSVGGVMLPRGNGQTVRLSSGASLMDFAEKINANPAALVSVMFNLGEMVTATQSVSDATLELLAGEMGFILEIVSRDDEDRELLESFDIDFGANEGDEDQLAPRPPVVTVMGHVDHGKTRLLDAIRKSNVVAGEAGGITQHIGAYQVATIVNGEERPITFLDTPGHEAFSAMRARGAKSTDIAILVVAANDGVMPQTVEALNHAKAAGVPIVVAVNKIDVEGADPTKVRGQLTEFGLVAEEYGGDTMFVDISARQGLNIDQLLEAVVLTADASLDLRANPEQDAQGIAIEAHLDKGRGAMATVLVQRGTLRVGDSIVVGDAYGRVRAMLDENGNSLAEAGPSRPVLLLGLTSVPRAGDSFIVVDEDRTARQIAEKRSARDRNAAFAQRRVRVSLEDLDKAIAAGEIEQLNLIIKGDVSGSVEALEDALVKLDVGEEVELRILHRGVGAITESDVNLAMGSDAIIIGFNVRAEGRARAAADKEGVDVRYYSVIYQAIEEIENALKGMLKPEYEEVRLGSAEIREVFRSSKFGNIAGVIVREGLLRRNAKARLIRDGKVVAESLTIEGLRRFKDDATEVREGFEAGVTLGSFNDIKVEDIVETYEMREKPRA, from the coding sequence GTGGCTAAGGTCCGGGTTTACGAACTCGCCAAGGAACTTGGTTTGGAGAGCAAGGCCGTGATGGCCAAGCTGACCGAGCTGGGTGAGTTCGTCCGTTCGGCGTCCTCGACCATCGAGGCGCCGGTCGTACGCAAGTTGACTGACGCGCTGGGAGTCGCCCCCACCGGTGGCGCTGCCAAGCCTGGCCCGCGGAAGCCCGCGGCGCCCCAGCCCGCCGGCGGTTCCGCCGCCGGTGCGGCCGCACCCAGGCCGGGTGCCCCGACCCCGGGTCCGCGCCCTGCCGCGACCCCGGGACCCCGTCCCACCCCCGCTGCCGCGGCGCCCGCCGCCCCGGCCGCACCCGCCCAGGCCGCCCCGGCCGCTCCGCGCCCGGCCGGCGCGCCGACCCCGGGCCCGCGCCCGGCGGCTCGCCCCGCCGCCGCGCCCGCGGCCCCGGCTGCTCCGGCGGCCGAGTTCTCCTCCCCGGCCCCGGCCGAGGAGACCCAGGCCCAGCGCCCGGCCGCGCAGGCCCAGCGCCCGGCCGGCCCCGCCGCCGGCAGTGGTGCCCGTCCGGGCCCGCGTCCGGCCGGCCCGCGCCCGGGCAACAACCCGTTCACCTCGGGCAGCGCGACCGGAATGGCCCGCCCCGGCGACCGCCGTCCGGCCGCGCCCGGTGCCCGTCCGGCCGCCGGTGCCCCCGGTGCCGGTGACCGTCCGCGTCCCGGTGGCGACCGTCCGCGTCCCGCCGGTGCCCCCGGCGCCGGTGACCGTCCGCGTCCCGGTGGCGACCGTCCGCGTCCCGCCGGTGCCCCCGGCGCCGGTGACCGTCCGCGTCCCGGTGGCGACCGTCCGCGTCCCGCCGGTGCCCCCGGCGCCGGTGGCGCGCCGCGCCCCGGTGGCGCCCCGCGTCCCGACGGCATGCCCCGCCCGGCCGGTCCGCGTCCCGGTGGCCCGAGCCCGTCCGGCATGCCGCGTCCGAACCCCGGCATGATGCCGCAGCGTCCGGCTCCGGGCCCGCGTCCGGGCCCCGGCGGCCGTGGCCCCGGTGGCCCCGGCGGCCGTCCCGGTGGTCCGGGTGGCGCCGGTGGCGCCCGTCCGGGCTTCGCCGGTCGTCCGGCCGGTCCGGGCTCGCGCCCGACCGGTGGCTTCGGCGGCCCCCGTCCCGGTGGCGGTGCCCCCGGTGGCGGCGGCGGCTTCGGTCCGCGTCCCGGTGGCTTCGGCGGCCGTCCCGGCGGCCCGGGTGCCCGTGGTGGCACGCAGGGTGCCTTCGGCCGTGGCCCCGGTGGCCGTCCGGCCCGTGGTCGCAAGTCGAAGCGGGCGAAGCGCCAGGAGTACGAGGCCATGCAGGCCCCGTCCGTCGGCGGTGTGATGCTGCCCCGCGGCAACGGCCAGACCGTTCGCCTGTCCAGCGGCGCCTCGCTGATGGACTTCGCGGAGAAGATCAACGCCAACCCGGCCGCGCTCGTCTCCGTGATGTTCAACCTCGGTGAGATGGTCACCGCGACCCAGTCGGTCTCCGACGCGACCCTCGAGCTGCTGGCCGGCGAGATGGGTTTCATCCTGGAGATCGTCAGCCGCGACGACGAGGACCGCGAGCTGCTGGAGTCGTTCGACATCGACTTCGGTGCCAACGAGGGCGACGAGGACCAGCTGGCCCCGCGCCCGCCGGTCGTCACCGTCATGGGTCACGTCGACCACGGTAAGACCCGACTGCTGGACGCCATCCGCAAGTCGAACGTGGTGGCCGGCGAGGCGGGTGGCATCACCCAGCACATCGGTGCCTACCAGGTGGCCACGATCGTGAACGGCGAAGAGCGCCCGATCACCTTCCTGGACACCCCGGGTCACGAGGCGTTCTCCGCCATGCGTGCCCGTGGTGCCAAGTCCACCGACATCGCGATCCTGGTGGTCGCGGCCAACGACGGTGTCATGCCGCAGACGGTCGAGGCGTTGAACCACGCCAAGGCCGCGGGTGTGCCGATCGTGGTCGCGGTCAACAAGATCGACGTCGAGGGCGCCGACCCGACCAAGGTCCGCGGTCAGCTGACCGAGTTCGGTCTGGTGGCCGAGGAGTACGGCGGCGACACCATGTTCGTCGACATCTCCGCGCGCCAGGGCCTCAACATCGACCAGCTGCTGGAGGCCGTGGTCCTGACCGCGGACGCCTCGCTGGACCTGCGGGCCAACCCCGAGCAGGACGCGCAGGGTATCGCCATCGAGGCCCACCTCGACAAGGGCCGCGGCGCCATGGCGACCGTGCTCGTGCAGCGCGGTACCCTCCGCGTCGGCGACTCGATCGTGGTCGGCGACGCCTACGGCCGCGTCCGCGCGATGCTGGACGAGAACGGCAACAGCCTCGCCGAGGCCGGCCCGTCCCGTCCGGTGCTGCTCCTCGGTCTGACCTCGGTGCCCCGCGCCGGCGACAGCTTCATCGTCGTCGACGAGGACCGCACCGCGCGCCAGATCGCCGAGAAGCGCTCGGCCCGCGACCGCAACGCCGCGTTCGCGCAGCGCCGGGTCCGGGTGTCCCTGGAGGACCTCGACAAGGCCATCGCCGCGGGCGAGATCGAGCAGCTCAACCTCATCATCAAGGGTGACGTCTCCGGTTCGGTCGAGGCCCTCGAGGACGCCCTCGTCAAGCTGGACGTGGGCGAGGAGGTCGAGCTCCGCATCCTGCACCGCGGTGTGGGTGCGATCACCGAGTCCGACGTCAACCTGGCGATGGGTTCGGATGCCATCATCATCGGCTTCAACGTGCGCGCCGAAGGCCGTGCGCGCGCCGCGGCCGACAAGGAAGGCGTGGACGTCCGGTACTACTCGGTCATCTACCAGGCGATCGAGGAGATCGAGAACGCCCTTAAGGGCATGCTCAAGCCCGAGTACGAGGAGGTGCGCCTCGGCTCCGCGGAGATCCGCGAGGTGTTCCGTTCCTCCAAGTTCGGCAACATCGCGGGTGTCATCGTCCGCGAGGGCCTGCTGCGCCGCAACGCCAAGGCCCGCCTCATCCGCGACGGCAAGGTCGTGGCGGAGAGCCTCACCATCGAGGGTCTGCGTCGCTTCAAGGACGACGCGACCGAGGTCCGCGAGGGCTTCGAGGCCGGTGTGACCCTGGGGTCGTTCAACGACATCAAGGTCGAGGACATCGTCGAGACCTACGAGATGCGCGAGAAGCCGCGCGCGTAA
- a CDS encoding YlxR family protein — protein MGCRKRAAKHQLLRVTAVEGVCVPDPRGALPGRGAHLHPDPACLDLAVRRRAFPRAFRLQGTLDTERLREYIGERAGDTPAP, from the coding sequence GTGGGCTGCCGCAAGCGCGCGGCCAAGCACCAGCTGTTGCGTGTCACGGCGGTCGAGGGCGTTTGCGTCCCCGATCCGCGTGGCGCGCTGCCGGGCCGGGGCGCGCACCTGCACCCCGATCCGGCCTGCCTCGACCTCGCGGTCCGCCGTCGGGCGTTCCCCCGGGCCTTCCGGCTCCAGGGCACACTCGACACCGAGCGGCTCCGCGAGTACATCGGGGAGCGGGCAGGCGACACCCCGGCGCCCTGA